The Deltaproteobacteria bacterium genome window below encodes:
- a CDS encoding molybdenum cofactor biosynthesis protein MoaE encodes MTEIVYEILIFAALRERMGASSIAVRAPATCTVAELLAAAAAQHPRIATVLPACRVAAAQEFVAADAIVPHDGEIAFIPPVSGGHDGVPPLLLTHAPLRTGDVIDAVAGPEMGAVSSFCGYVRRHSRGRVVQYLEYEAYEAMALASMRSIAARVTDEVASTRLAIHHRLGRLELGECAVVIAAAAPHRAPAFAACRLAIEALKREVPIWKREIAEDGAVWIGLGP; translated from the coding sequence ATGACCGAGATCGTCTACGAAATCTTGATCTTCGCCGCGCTGCGCGAACGCATGGGCGCGTCGTCGATCGCGGTGCGTGCGCCCGCGACCTGCACCGTCGCGGAGCTGCTCGCGGCCGCGGCCGCACAGCATCCGCGCATCGCGACGGTGCTGCCGGCCTGCCGCGTGGCGGCGGCACAGGAGTTCGTCGCCGCGGACGCGATCGTCCCCCACGACGGCGAGATCGCCTTCATCCCGCCGGTGTCGGGCGGGCACGACGGGGTCCCGCCGCTGCTGCTGACCCACGCACCGTTGCGCACCGGCGACGTGATCGACGCGGTCGCGGGGCCCGAGATGGGCGCGGTGTCCAGCTTCTGCGGCTACGTGCGCCGGCACAGCCGCGGACGCGTGGTGCAGTACCTCGAGTACGAGGCCTACGAGGCCATGGCGCTCGCGAGCATGCGGAGCATCGCCGCACGCGTGACCGACGAGGTCGCGAGCACGCGGCTGGCGATCCACCACCGCCTGGGGCGGCTCGAGCTGGGCGAGTGCGCCGTGGTCATCGCTGCGGCCGCGCCCCATCGCGCACCCGCGTTCGCGGCCTGTCGACTCGCCATCGAGGCACTCAAGCGCGAGGTGCCGATCTGGAAGCGCGAGATCGCCGAAGACGGTGCGGTGTGGATCGGCCTCGGGCCGTGA